In the genome of Sphingomonas sp. LR60, the window GAGCGTGCATACGCATGCCCAGCCCAGTTCATGCAAACCGCAGCTTCCCCTTTCCGTTCGTCCTGAGCCTGTCGAAGCACGTGCCCCGAACGCGGACGCCGCGGCCCGACCCGCCGCCATTCGTCCGGAACACGCCCTTCGACAGGCTCGGGACGAACGGGGAAGAGCGCGCGTGCTCTTCCCCCGCCCACCCCGTGTAATCGGTAAATTCCTCACGACCTCCACGGTAACCACTTCTCCACCGCTGTCGGGTTAACCACGGCCTTCGAGAATCATCCCGCAAGCGAATTGGGGAAAAGCGCATGTTCCCGGCCATCGGCCTCGTTATCCTCCTCGGCATGGTGTTCGGCGGTTTCGCCATCACCGGCGGCAATCTCGGCCCGGTGTTCGAGGCGATCCCGCACGAGATGCTCATCATCGGCGGCGCCGCGGTCGGCGCGCTGGTCATCGGCAATTCCGGTAAGGAATTGAAGGCGGTCGGCAGCGGCCTGGGCAAGGTCTTCAAAGGGCCGAAGTACAAGAAGCAGGATTATCTCGACGTCATCTTCCTCGTCAGCAAGCTGATGAAGATGCTGCGGATGGAAGGGCCGATCGCGCTCGAGCCGCATGTCGAGGATCCGAAGTCCTCGGCGGTGTTCGCCGAATATCCCAAGCTCCTGAAGGACCATACCCTGGTCAACCTGATCGCCGACACGCTGCGGCTGGTCGTCGTGTCCTCGGGCACGCTCGACGTCCACGCGGTCGAGGAGGTCATGGATAACGCGATCAAGACCCACCACCACGAGGTCGAGGGTCCGGAGCACACGCTCCAGAGCCTCGCCGACGCGCTTCCCGCGCTCGGCATCGTCGCGGCGGTGCTCGGCATCGTGAAGACGATGGGCTCGATCGACAAGCCGCCGTCGGTGCTCGGCGGGATGATCGGCTCGGCGCTGGTCGGGACGTTCATGGGCGTGTTGCTGGCGTACGGGATCGTCAATCCGTTCGCGGGCCGGCTCAAGCAGGTGATCGATGCCGATGCGGCGATCTATCACGTCGTCAAGCAGATCATCATCGCCTCGCTCCACGGCCATCCGCAGCCGCTGGTGATCGAGGCGGCGCGCTCGGGGATCGACCATAAGAACCAGCCCGGCTTCGCAGAGGTCTTTGACGGCCTGCGCGGTAAGTAAGCGCGATGGCCAAGGCACCGCACGGCAAGAACGAGCCGCCCAAGATCGTCATCGTCAAGAAGATCACGGTCGTCGCCGGCGGTCACCATGGCGGTGCGTGGAAGGTCGCCTATGCCGATTTCGTGACGGCGATGATGGCGTTCTTCCTGCTGCTGTGGCTGCTGGGCGCGACCACCGAGAAGCAGCGCAAGGGCATCGCCGATTATTTCGCGCCGACGCTGATCGACAAGAAGCGCGTCGGGATCGGCGGCAACGGGATGTTCGGCGGCGAGTCGCTGACCTCGAAGGAGAAGATCGGCCCGAAGGCGGGCACGTCGGACCTCCACGCGCTGGCGCTGGTCACCACCGATCCGGTCGGCGAGGCGAAGGGCTTCGGCAAGAAGGGCTCGCTGCGCAGCGCGAGCGCGATCGCCAAGGAAGACGCCAAGAACTTCGCCAAGCTGCGCCAGCAGGTGATGCAGAAGATCGCCGCGCAGCGTGAACTGGCCAAGCTGGCCAAGCACATCCGCTTCTCGATGACACCGGAAGGGATGCGCATCGATCTGGTCGACGACGCCGATTATTCGATGTTCGCGCTCGGGACGACGGCGCTCGCCAGCGATGCGTCGGCGTTGATCGGGCTGGTCGCGCAGGGGATCAAGGAGACGCAGAACCCGATCATGATCCGCGGCTATACCGACAGCCTGCCCTATGGCGATCCGCGCGCGATGAACAACTGGATGCTGTCGTCGGGCCGCGCCGAGGCGACACGTCGGCGGCTTGCGCTGGGTGGCATCCCGGAAGTGCGCTTCAACCGGATCGAAGGCGTCGCCGATCGCGAGCCGATGATCGCCGACAATCCGCAGGATCCCCGCAACCGCCGCGTCGCGATCACCTTGCTCTACCGTGCGGGGTCGTTCGGGCAGTAATCAGGACCGGCGACCCTCCCGTCATTCCCGCGAAGCCGGGAATCCAGACGCGCAGGTCCATCGGTGGAGGCGAAACGTCAGAGACTCTGGATCGTCCGCCTTCGCGCGCCGGCCTCAAACGATCGCCGGCCGCGGATCGACATGCGTGCGCCGCGAGGCGTGACGACGCAGCCCGATCAGCGGTCGCAACGGCCCGATCGCGCGCCCGACCAGATAGAAGGCCCAGCACCCCGCCAGCGTCGCCGCGACCAGCACCGCGAACGCCACCCCGCCGGGCAGCGCGAGCGGCGCCAGCCAGAAGGCGACCAGCACGATGATCGACTGGTGGATGATGTAGAAGGGGAATACCGCCTCGGTCAGCATCCGCCGCCACGAACGGTCGCGGTTCCAATGCCCGTCGGCATAACCGATCAGCGCCGCCACCGCCGCCCAGCCCTCGACCGAACGCGCCACCGAGAAGACGATCCCCCACGGATAGGGCATCCGGCTGCCCGGCCATCGTATCTCGATCCCCGCGACCACCACATAGGCCGCCACGGCGATCGCGGCCGACGCCTTCCACCGCGCGACCAGCGCCGCCAGCGTTTGCGGCGCGCACGCCAGCGCGTAGCCGAACAGGAAGAACGGGAAGTAGCTGAAGTGCGCGACGCCGTCGTCGATCAGTCCGTGCGTCTCGCGCGCGCCGGGGAACAGCCAGAAGCCGACGAACACCATCCACGCGATCGGCACGACCAGCAGCGCCGGGCCGCGCATCGTCCACACGAACGCCTGCTGGATCGCACGCCGGATCGCCTGCGGCAGCAGCAGCGCGCCGCCTGCGAGCACCAGCGTGTAGACCCACAGATAGGCGACGAACCACAAATGATTCCACGCCGGCACGAACAGCGGACCGAGCGCGCCGAACCGGAAGTAATCGTGCCACCAAAAGTGCCAGAAGCTCTCGGCATAGCCGTATTTTTCGACCAGTTC includes:
- a CDS encoding acyltransferase family protein gives rise to the protein MQRHYGLDWLRIGAFAILIVYHVGMVFVPWDFHAKLPGAWWVAVPMMASNPWRLALLFLVSGYASRALMLRNKAPWRFARQRSLRLLVPLIFGMAVIVPVQPWVELVEKYGYAESFWHFWWHDYFRFGALGPLFVPAWNHLWFVAYLWVYTLVLAGGALLLPQAIRRAIQQAFVWTMRGPALLVVPIAWMVFVGFWLFPGARETHGLIDDGVAHFSYFPFFLFGYALACAPQTLAALVARWKASAAIAVAAYVVVAGIEIRWPGSRMPYPWGIVFSVARSVEGWAAVAALIGYADGHWNRDRSWRRMLTEAVFPFYIIHQSIIVLVAFWLAPLALPGGVAFAVLVAATLAGCWAFYLVGRAIGPLRPLIGLRRHASRRTHVDPRPAIV
- the motA gene encoding flagellar motor stator protein MotA, translated to MFPAIGLVILLGMVFGGFAITGGNLGPVFEAIPHEMLIIGGAAVGALVIGNSGKELKAVGSGLGKVFKGPKYKKQDYLDVIFLVSKLMKMLRMEGPIALEPHVEDPKSSAVFAEYPKLLKDHTLVNLIADTLRLVVVSSGTLDVHAVEEVMDNAIKTHHHEVEGPEHTLQSLADALPALGIVAAVLGIVKTMGSIDKPPSVLGGMIGSALVGTFMGVLLAYGIVNPFAGRLKQVIDADAAIYHVVKQIIIASLHGHPQPLVIEAARSGIDHKNQPGFAEVFDGLRGK
- a CDS encoding flagellar motor protein MotB, with the translated sequence MAKAPHGKNEPPKIVIVKKITVVAGGHHGGAWKVAYADFVTAMMAFFLLLWLLGATTEKQRKGIADYFAPTLIDKKRVGIGGNGMFGGESLTSKEKIGPKAGTSDLHALALVTTDPVGEAKGFGKKGSLRSASAIAKEDAKNFAKLRQQVMQKIAAQRELAKLAKHIRFSMTPEGMRIDLVDDADYSMFALGTTALASDASALIGLVAQGIKETQNPIMIRGYTDSLPYGDPRAMNNWMLSSGRAEATRRRLALGGIPEVRFNRIEGVADREPMIADNPQDPRNRRVAITLLYRAGSFGQ